In Rheinheimera sp. MM224, one DNA window encodes the following:
- a CDS encoding DMT family transporter, with protein MKDLASYLLFFSALIVGFSLASQAGVNSQLRTVLASPIQAAFISFLIGTLVLGVILLIQKDQWFSATQALSIPWWAWLGGFFGAFNIVMSIYLAPKLGAVALAISVVCGQVIASIFYDQYGLMGYPKLEITPGRIIGAVFLVLGVIMVAKK; from the coding sequence GTGAAGGATTTGGCTAGTTATTTATTGTTTTTTTCTGCACTTATTGTCGGTTTTTCATTGGCTTCTCAAGCCGGAGTGAATTCACAGTTAAGAACCGTATTAGCTTCGCCTATACAGGCTGCTTTTATCTCTTTTCTGATTGGTACTCTGGTACTTGGCGTTATTCTGCTTATTCAAAAGGATCAGTGGTTTTCGGCCACTCAAGCCCTAAGTATTCCCTGGTGGGCATGGTTAGGCGGTTTTTTTGGTGCATTTAACATTGTTATGTCCATCTACCTTGCTCCTAAGTTAGGTGCTGTCGCTTTGGCCATATCAGTCGTCTGTGGGCAAGTGATAGCTTCTATTTTTTATGACCAATACGGCTTGATGGGTTACCCCAAATTAGAAATAACGCCAGGCCGGATTATAGGCGCCGTGTTTTTAGTGTTAGGTGTCATTATGGTGGCGAAGAAGTGA
- a CDS encoding BLUF domain-containing protein encodes MALITLIYVSSAVRPLTNSDIQDILRHSREANAKSDITGLLLFKGGNFMQVLEGDSELVDELHQKIINDSRHTGLITLIRSPIPKRSFSDWKMGFKNISQLTEEEKAAHSDYLDRPLNDTSYISNPNEAFILLQAFKNTVR; translated from the coding sequence ATGGCATTAATTACATTGATATACGTAAGCTCTGCAGTCCGACCTCTGACTAATTCGGATATACAAGATATTTTAAGACATAGCCGCGAAGCCAACGCCAAAAGTGACATTACCGGCTTGTTGTTATTTAAAGGCGGAAATTTCATGCAAGTGCTTGAAGGAGATTCTGAACTTGTCGATGAATTGCATCAAAAAATAATAAATGACTCAAGACATACCGGGCTCATTACGCTCATCAGATCGCCTATTCCAAAGCGCAGTTTTAGTGACTGGAAAATGGGGTTCAAAAATATCAGTCAGCTTACGGAAGAGGAAAAAGCTGCGCACAGTGATTATCTGGACCGCCCATTAAACGATACGTCATACATTTCCAATCCGAATGAGGCATTTATTCTATTACAGGCTTTTAAGAACACGGTTCGTTAG
- a CDS encoding acetyltransferase encodes MNIENAEKSDHPKLLDIWEASVRATHDFLKEEDLQELKPLILEQYFDAVDLRCAKNNKGEILGFCGVHDGAIEMLFISPDARGKGVGAFLVAHAIKEQGVTKVDVNEQNEQAKGFYLHIGFSVIGRSAVDGQGKPYPLLHLALLKFSTLQ; translated from the coding sequence ATGAATATAGAAAATGCAGAAAAATCAGATCACCCCAAGCTATTGGACATATGGGAAGCATCGGTCAGAGCCACCCATGATTTTTTGAAGGAAGAGGATCTGCAGGAATTAAAACCACTTATTCTTGAGCAGTATTTTGATGCCGTAGACTTAAGATGTGCTAAAAACAATAAGGGTGAAATACTGGGATTCTGCGGCGTGCATGACGGTGCTATTGAAATGCTGTTTATCTCACCTGATGCGCGTGGCAAAGGGGTTGGAGCATTCTTAGTGGCTCATGCTATCAAAGAGCAAGGCGTAACCAAGGTTGACGTGAATGAACAGAATGAGCAAGCCAAAGGTTTTTACCTGCATATTGGTTTTTCGGTCATAGGTCGCTCAGCAGTGGATGGTCAGGGTAAACCTTATCCTTTGTTGCATCTGGCATTATTAAAATTTAGCACGCTGCAATAG
- a CDS encoding pyridoxal 5'-phosphate synthase, translating to MDNPISKFENWWQEALADSPLQQKSAVCVSTIDEHGFPTGRFVDLKSESEDGFVFCTYLDSAKGKDIARNAKASMTIWWDHLGYQIRVVGTAQVITAGEADGFWQTRSRSAQLTTTAFEQSEALDSEDELAKRLQETAVKLAGQAVPRPDNWGGYCIKPVSIEFLTFRQNRLHLRELFECGSNGWVKQLLQP from the coding sequence ATGGACAACCCGATCAGTAAATTTGAAAATTGGTGGCAGGAAGCGCTGGCAGATAGCCCATTGCAACAAAAAAGTGCTGTGTGCGTTTCAACCATTGATGAGCATGGTTTTCCGACCGGAAGGTTTGTCGATTTAAAGTCAGAGAGTGAAGATGGTTTTGTTTTCTGCACCTATCTTGATTCTGCCAAAGGAAAAGATATAGCCCGAAATGCAAAAGCATCAATGACTATCTGGTGGGATCATCTGGGCTACCAGATCCGTGTTGTGGGCACAGCACAAGTTATAACCGCTGGTGAAGCCGATGGTTTTTGGCAAACCCGAAGCCGGAGTGCCCAGTTAACGACCACGGCTTTTGAGCAAAGTGAAGCACTAGATTCTGAGGATGAGTTAGCAAAAAGGCTTCAGGAAACCGCAGTAAAACTTGCGGGACAAGCTGTTCCAAGGCCAGATAACTGGGGTGGTTACTGTATTAAGCCCGTTTCAATTGAGTTTCTAACCTTCCGGCAAAACAGATTACACCTGCGTGAGTTATTTGAGTGCGGGAGCAATGGCTGGGTTAAACAGCTACTTCAGCCTTAA
- a CDS encoding low molecular weight protein tyrosine phosphatase family protein has translation MNLLFVCSENRLRSPTCEEVFSRYDGIHAIGAGTNEDAETVVSGDLIEWADIVFVMEQSHKNKVAKKFKDLLKGKRLVCLDIPDNYERMDPALVQLLQHRVAKHVRIQ, from the coding sequence ATGAATTTACTTTTTGTATGTAGTGAAAATAGGCTCCGCAGCCCTACCTGTGAAGAGGTTTTTTCAAGATATGATGGCATTCACGCTATTGGTGCTGGTACCAATGAAGATGCCGAAACTGTCGTCAGTGGCGATCTTATTGAATGGGCAGATATAGTTTTTGTAATGGAGCAGTCTCACAAGAATAAAGTCGCGAAGAAATTTAAGGATCTGCTGAAAGGCAAGAGGCTTGTTTGCCTGGATATTCCAGATAACTACGAGCGTATGGATCCAGCCCTGGTGCAACTGCTGCAACACCGGGTGGCTAAACATGTTCGCATCCAGTAA
- a CDS encoding YybH family protein: MSENNPFLRALAMYAEAVYRKDVEAFAALYDQDVHVFDMWGAWSLRGLTAWRDMASGWFSSLGDERVVVTFDSQESTVTEDLAIGYAILTYTAVAPDGTTLRSLSNRATMALRKTGECWTIFHEHTSAPIDHQSLQAIVSRAEC; the protein is encoded by the coding sequence ATGTCTGAAAACAATCCATTCCTCCGTGCTCTTGCCATGTATGCAGAGGCCGTTTATCGCAAGGATGTTGAGGCATTCGCTGCGCTTTATGATCAAGACGTCCATGTTTTTGATATGTGGGGAGCCTGGTCGCTGCGTGGTCTGACTGCATGGCGTGATATGGCTTCTGGTTGGTTTTCATCGCTTGGGGATGAGCGGGTTGTTGTCACTTTCGACAGTCAAGAGTCAACAGTGACCGAAGATCTGGCTATAGGTTATGCCATTCTCACTTACACTGCGGTAGCGCCTGACGGTACAACACTGCGCTCTCTTAGCAACAGGGCCACTATGGCTTTACGCAAAACCGGCGAGTGCTGGACTATCTTTCACGAGCATACATCTGCACCCATTGATCATCAGTCACTTCAGGCCATAGTGAGCCGGGCTGAGTGCTAA
- a CDS encoding helix-turn-helix transcriptional regulator produces MWAYFENGLNKNLAKLSTASTTVERVRAVLVELLPAGHSSIEMVAEKLAMSKRTLQRKLTEESENYHSVLQSVRNDLADHYLRRSKLSLGEIAFLLGYQEVNSFIRAFTAWKGVAPGRYRDV; encoded by the coding sequence ATGTGGGCATACTTTGAAAACGGCTTAAATAAGAATCTGGCAAAACTCAGTACAGCGAGTACAACTGTGGAACGTGTGCGTGCTGTATTAGTGGAACTATTGCCAGCAGGTCATAGCTCAATCGAAATGGTGGCTGAAAAACTGGCGATGAGCAAACGAACCCTGCAGCGCAAATTGACAGAAGAATCAGAAAATTATCATTCTGTATTGCAATCCGTTCGAAACGATCTTGCTGATCATTACCTGAGACGGTCGAAATTATCACTAGGCGAAATTGCATTTTTACTCGGTTATCAGGAGGTGAATTCGTTTATACGTGCCTTTACGGCTTGGAAGGGGGTTGCTCCGGGGCGCTATCGTGATGTTTGA
- a CDS encoding AraC family transcriptional regulator has protein sequence MKRASQFKVSPAWKLLLIDMNIDIEAVLVHAKLPADLFEREKATLTPLEYFQLWHGIEIAAGALDFPLLLADRLTVEAFDAPLFASICSADLNTALARIQQYKPLIGPLDLTVKVGNQLTSLVIDCYGCKSNLPQLLELTELVFFTQLSRLATRAPVNPLKVVLSELPVNLLAYQAFLAANYSKEHRLKYSFPAKMLDDPF, from the coding sequence ATGAAACGAGCAAGCCAATTTAAAGTATCACCAGCATGGAAACTGTTGTTGATCGACATGAATATCGATATCGAAGCTGTATTGGTGCATGCAAAGTTGCCAGCGGATCTATTTGAGCGAGAAAAAGCTACGTTGACGCCACTTGAATATTTTCAGTTATGGCATGGTATAGAAATAGCAGCAGGTGCTCTCGACTTTCCTTTACTTTTGGCAGACCGTCTTACCGTTGAGGCCTTTGATGCGCCTCTTTTTGCATCCATTTGTAGTGCTGATCTCAACACAGCATTGGCGAGAATTCAGCAATACAAGCCCTTAATTGGTCCCTTGGATCTGACCGTCAAGGTGGGCAATCAGCTTACATCGCTGGTTATTGACTGTTATGGTTGCAAGAGTAACTTGCCTCAGTTGTTGGAGTTGACTGAGCTGGTGTTTTTTACTCAGCTTAGTAGGCTGGCAACCAGAGCGCCGGTCAATCCGCTTAAAGTTGTGCTTTCTGAGTTGCCCGTTAATTTGCTCGCCTATCAGGCTTTTTTGGCTGCAAACTATTCAAAGGAGCACAGACTGAAATACAGTTTTCCAGCGAAGATGCTAGACGACCCTTTTTAA
- a CDS encoding SDR family NAD(P)-dependent oxidoreductase encodes MSNTALITGASGGIGLELARIHAEKGGNLVLVARSESKLNILAAELTEKHGVSVTVIAEDLSKPESARLIFEKTEELGIKIDTLINNAGFGGHGVFNHRDLSSEQQMMQVNMVTLTNLCHYFVKGMVDRKQGRILNVSSTASFMPGPLQAVYYATKAFVTSFTQAIAEELTDKNVTATVLCPGAVATGFVSAGNLEGVDFWKNAKSPRSVAECGYKAMEEGKLVAFNEGGLRFILEWVLPLLPRKAVLKMSRSAMDKAG; translated from the coding sequence ATGTCAAACACTGCACTTATTACTGGTGCTTCAGGTGGTATCGGATTGGAGCTGGCTCGCATTCATGCGGAAAAAGGTGGCAATTTGGTTCTGGTGGCACGCTCAGAAAGCAAGCTCAATATCCTGGCTGCAGAATTAACAGAAAAGCACGGGGTGAGCGTAACCGTGATCGCTGAAGATCTTTCCAAGCCTGAATCTGCAAGGTTAATCTTTGAAAAAACTGAAGAATTAGGCATCAAAATTGATACCTTGATTAACAATGCTGGCTTTGGTGGGCACGGAGTTTTTAACCATCGTGATCTGAGTTCTGAACAACAGATGATGCAGGTAAATATGGTAACTCTTACCAACCTGTGCCACTACTTTGTAAAAGGTATGGTTGATCGAAAGCAAGGCAGAATTCTGAACGTATCCTCTACCGCATCTTTTATGCCGGGTCCGCTTCAAGCTGTATATTACGCAACGAAAGCTTTCGTGACTTCCTTTACTCAGGCGATTGCCGAAGAGTTGACTGATAAGAATGTAACGGCAACAGTATTGTGCCCCGGAGCTGTGGCAACTGGTTTTGTCTCAGCTGGAAATCTCGAAGGCGTAGACTTCTGGAAAAATGCGAAATCTCCACGTTCAGTTGCTGAATGTGGTTATAAGGCGATGGAAGAAGGGAAGCTGGTCGCCTTTAATGAAGGGGGATTACGCTTTATATTGGAATGGGTCTTGCCCCTTTTGCCCCGTAAGGCGGTACTGAAAATGTCGCGCAGTGCGATGGACAAAGCTGGTTAA
- a CDS encoding enoyl-CoA hydratase/isomerase family protein, producing MKLQRIASTIAVAGLLLGSAILAGQAAADTAKKPQSATNAPNQFLVNKVSAEYWRVQINNPPYNIYGPDSTLQFEKVVADIEKDSKLKVVVFASEVPGFFLTHYDFAEPLQRTLDMPNGKTGLPPLPDMLVRLSKSPVVSISEINGRATGVGSELALASDMRFASDQAVLSQFEIGAGFTPGGGPMARLPRLIGRGRALEVLLSGNDIDGNLAERYGYVNRSFPDGAKLHSFVDSLARRIATFDKETIGEIKELVNIASLPTDEDLGKEWVSFLRSVQRPAAQHHIGRLMELGLQQKADVEINLPKYTGQVSAEKP from the coding sequence ATGAAACTGCAACGTATCGCAAGCACTATTGCTGTCGCTGGCCTGCTGCTGGGGTCCGCCATTCTGGCTGGCCAGGCCGCCGCTGACACCGCAAAAAAACCTCAGTCCGCCACCAACGCTCCTAACCAGTTCCTAGTTAACAAGGTTAGCGCCGAATACTGGCGTGTACAGATCAACAATCCGCCCTATAACATCTACGGCCCGGACTCAACTCTTCAGTTCGAGAAGGTCGTTGCCGACATAGAGAAGGATTCCAAACTCAAGGTCGTGGTGTTCGCAAGCGAGGTGCCCGGTTTCTTCTTGACCCACTACGATTTCGCAGAGCCCCTGCAGCGTACATTGGACATGCCCAACGGCAAAACCGGCCTGCCTCCCCTGCCCGACATGCTGGTGAGGCTGAGTAAATCTCCAGTAGTGTCCATCTCCGAAATCAACGGCCGTGCCACCGGTGTGGGCAGCGAACTGGCCCTGGCCAGCGACATGCGCTTCGCCAGCGATCAGGCGGTATTGTCCCAGTTTGAAATTGGTGCCGGCTTTACACCAGGTGGTGGCCCTATGGCCCGTCTCCCACGCCTCATTGGCCGAGGTCGCGCCCTCGAAGTCTTGCTGAGTGGTAACGATATAGACGGCAACTTGGCTGAGCGCTACGGTTACGTCAACCGCAGCTTCCCCGATGGTGCCAAGCTTCACAGCTTCGTCGACAGCCTGGCTCGCCGTATCGCCACCTTCGATAAAGAGACTATCGGTGAGATCAAGGAGCTGGTCAACATCGCCAGTCTGCCCACCGATGAAGATCTGGGCAAGGAATGGGTCAGCTTCCTGCGTTCGGTACAGCGCCCTGCTGCCCAGCATCATATCGGTCGCCTTATGGAACTAGGCCTGCAACAAAAAGCCGATGTAGAGATCAATTTGCCTAAGTACACAGGCCAAGTCAGCGCCGAAAAACCCTAA
- a CDS encoding excalibur calcium-binding domain-containing protein, whose product MKKLLVYLLLVFIAWHYYQKNTAPTEIEATPELAVVEAHDAPVYQEPELIRFEPSTDFSCDGRQYCSQMRSRPEAEYFLKNCPNTKMDGDHDGIPCENDTRF is encoded by the coding sequence ATGAAAAAACTGCTGGTATACCTGTTACTGGTATTTATTGCCTGGCACTACTACCAAAAAAACACCGCACCCACAGAAATTGAAGCCACGCCTGAACTGGCAGTAGTTGAAGCGCATGACGCCCCGGTTTATCAGGAACCAGAACTGATCCGCTTTGAACCCAGCACAGACTTTTCATGTGATGGCCGCCAATACTGTAGCCAAATGCGCTCACGCCCTGAAGCAGAGTATTTTCTGAAAAACTGCCCCAACACTAAAATGGACGGGGATCACGATGGCATTCCTTGTGAAAATGACACGAGGTTTTAA
- a CDS encoding S46 family peptidase → MKSAYLLSALALSLSFATTADEGQWQPHQLAELQNELTAKGISIPGKQLADLSQYPMNAIVSLGYCSASFVSPKGLVVTNHHCAYNAIQNNSTKDNNLIDRGFLAKTMAEELPAGPQERLYITEAVTDVTAQITGALAAGLSGKERYEAIEANRKALIKDCESDANYRCSVVSFHHGMEYFQIKQLMLQDVRLVYAPSESVGNYGGDIDNFEYPRHTGDYTFIRGYVGKDGKPAPYAVDNVPYQSKNFLKVNASGVRQGDGILLAGYPGQTSRYRLADEISFAADWQYPAQVKTYQQMINTIDSLGAADGDLKVKYASTVKGHNNRMKKLQGLLDGFKVTDIQAIKEMQEKALLDWIKADEARKPYQQSIDALKQVIDAEQAFTQQTYYFEAAKRSDLLQAAMLLYRLAQENQKPDAEREMGFQQRDLKMIEGRLARMEKSFHPTMDIAIWSEQLAGYLAQPDAVRVAELDAALGLTAGMTQAQVAEKLTALYPQSSLTSTEGRTAWLGKAPADFAQSADPFIRIAVAISDKNLALEAQDKELKGQLSQVRPAYMQAIIAYNKAQGKPVYPDANSTLRITYGSVDGYPAKDGVYKTPFTSVKGLIAKRQADYPFNAPQNLVDAYQSGKTAGYFYADLAAQSKEPWFCAIFSCPRNDVKAFNSVPVNFLSSADTTGGNSGSAVMNGKGELVGLNFDSTYESITKDWYFNPEITRAIHVDIRYVLWMMQYVDNADNLLAEMEIVR, encoded by the coding sequence ATGAAATCTGCCTACCTGCTCAGCGCGCTGGCGCTTAGCCTCAGTTTCGCCACTACGGCCGACGAAGGCCAATGGCAGCCGCACCAACTGGCTGAATTACAAAATGAATTAACCGCTAAAGGTATTAGTATTCCGGGTAAACAACTGGCTGATTTAAGTCAGTACCCTATGAATGCTATTGTCAGTCTTGGTTATTGCTCTGCTTCTTTTGTATCGCCAAAAGGCTTGGTGGTGACTAACCACCACTGCGCTTACAACGCTATTCAGAATAATTCGACTAAAGATAATAACCTGATTGATAGAGGCTTTTTAGCCAAAACTATGGCTGAAGAGTTGCCAGCAGGACCACAGGAACGCTTGTATATCACTGAAGCTGTGACAGATGTTACAGCACAAATTACAGGTGCTCTGGCTGCGGGTTTATCAGGTAAAGAGCGTTATGAAGCGATAGAAGCCAACCGCAAAGCGCTGATTAAAGACTGCGAAAGCGATGCAAACTACCGCTGCTCTGTGGTGAGTTTTCACCATGGCATGGAGTATTTCCAAATTAAACAGCTGATGCTGCAGGATGTGCGTTTGGTGTATGCACCGTCAGAATCTGTAGGGAATTACGGCGGTGATATAGATAACTTCGAATACCCACGCCATACAGGCGATTACACCTTTATCCGTGGTTATGTCGGTAAAGATGGCAAACCAGCGCCTTATGCAGTGGATAACGTGCCGTATCAAAGCAAAAACTTCTTAAAAGTAAATGCCAGTGGTGTACGTCAGGGCGATGGTATTTTATTAGCAGGATACCCGGGCCAGACCAGCCGTTACCGTTTAGCCGATGAAATTTCTTTTGCTGCCGACTGGCAATACCCGGCTCAGGTAAAAACCTATCAGCAAATGATCAATACCATAGACAGCTTAGGTGCGGCTGACGGCGATTTAAAAGTGAAATACGCCTCAACCGTTAAAGGCCACAATAACCGCATGAAAAAGCTGCAGGGTTTATTGGACGGTTTTAAAGTTACAGATATTCAGGCCATCAAAGAAATGCAGGAAAAAGCTTTGCTTGATTGGATTAAAGCCGATGAAGCCCGCAAACCTTACCAGCAAAGTATTGATGCATTAAAGCAGGTAATAGACGCGGAACAGGCTTTTACCCAGCAAACCTATTACTTTGAAGCGGCCAAACGTAGCGATTTATTACAAGCCGCTATGCTGCTGTACCGTTTAGCGCAGGAAAACCAAAAGCCTGACGCAGAGCGGGAAATGGGCTTTCAGCAACGTGACTTAAAAATGATCGAAGGCCGTTTAGCCCGGATGGAAAAAAGCTTCCACCCAACTATGGATATCGCCATTTGGTCAGAACAGTTAGCCGGGTATTTAGCTCAGCCTGATGCGGTGCGTGTAGCAGAGCTGGACGCTGCTTTAGGTTTAACTGCAGGCATGACACAAGCACAAGTTGCCGAAAAACTGACAGCGCTTTACCCACAAAGCAGCTTAACCAGCACAGAAGGCCGCACCGCTTGGTTGGGTAAAGCACCTGCTGATTTTGCGCAGAGTGCAGATCCATTTATTCGTATAGCTGTGGCTATTTCTGATAAAAACCTGGCTTTAGAAGCACAAGATAAAGAGCTGAAAGGCCAGTTGTCTCAAGTGCGGCCAGCTTATATGCAGGCCATTATTGCCTACAACAAAGCGCAGGGAAAACCAGTGTACCCTGACGCCAATAGCACCTTGCGTATTACCTATGGCTCAGTGGACGGTTATCCGGCCAAAGACGGTGTATATAAAACGCCTTTTACGTCAGTGAAGGGTTTAATCGCCAAACGTCAGGCTGATTACCCATTCAACGCACCACAAAACTTAGTAGATGCCTACCAGTCTGGTAAAACTGCAGGCTATTTTTATGCCGACTTAGCAGCCCAAAGCAAAGAGCCATGGTTCTGCGCTATTTTTAGTTGCCCAAGAAACGACGTAAAAGCTTTTAACTCAGTGCCGGTGAATTTCTTATCCAGCGCCGACACCACAGGCGGTAACTCAGGTTCAGCAGTGATGAACGGCAAAGGCGAACTGGTCGGCTTAAACTTCGATTCGACCTATGAGTCCATCACCAAAGACTGGTACTTCAACCCGGAAATCACCCGCGCCATCCATGTGGATATCCGCTACGTGCTGTGGATGATGCAATACGTTGATAACGCTGATAATTTATTGGCTGAGATGGAAATAGTCCGCTAA